Within the Nitrospira sp. genome, the region GTACCGAGGCCGCGCTTTTTAAGGATACTCTTGAGGACGTGAAACACTTCGGTCGCCATGCGGAGCGCCTCGCCGAATCGGCGCGCGCCCACCGGCACGATCATGAACTCCTGCAAATCGAGCTGATTGTCCGCGTGAGCGCCGCCGTTGATGATGTTCATCAACGGCACGGGCAGCGTACGCGCATTGGCTCCCCCCACGTATCGATAGAGCGGTTGACCCGTTTCATTCGACGCTGCGCGCGCCGCCGCCATAGAGACCGCAAGAATCGCATTGGCCCCGACCTTGCTTTTATTCGCGGTCCCATCGACATCGAGCATCGCGTGGTCCACGGCCGTCTGATCCAGCGCATCCATCCCAAGTAGTTTCGGCGCCAGCATCTTGCTGATATTGGTGACAGCCTTTGACACACCTTTGCCCATCCAGCGCCTCTTATCGCCGTCCCGGAGCTCGATCGCCTCCTTTTCTCCGGTGGAAGCGCCCGACGGAACCGCTGCTCTGCCCCGCGCTCCGCTTTCGAGCACGACATCCGCCTCAACGGTGGGATTGCCCCGCGAATCCAGAATCTGCCTGCCTCTGATCTCACGAATTGCACTCATCGCCACTCCTCGTCGCACCTGTTATGACCAACATAGAACCGTGAGCGCTTGTGACAGGTTAGGCGCCAAGGGCACGTCTCAGCAGTTCATTGACCTTTCCGGGGTTGGCTTTTCCTCCGGATGCCTTCATCACCTGTCCAACCAGGAATCCCAGAACTTGATGCTTGCCACTCCGATATTGCTCGACCTGTTGGTGATTGGTTGCCATCACTTCCTGAACGATCTGTGACAGAGCACGTTCATCCGACACTTGCGTCAGACCTTTTTCTTGAACTAAGTCTTCGGCTGATTTCCCGGACGAATAGTATTCCGGGAACACGTCACGTGCAGCTTTCAAACTCAGCGTGCCCTGCTCCACCAACTTGAGCCACGCGATTAACCGCTCGGGCGTAACCGGCGACCGATCCGGTGTGATGTCGGCCTGATTCCATTCCCGCAACACCTCGCCCATCACCCAATTACTGATCGTTTTCGGGTGCGGGAACAGCCGCACGCACGCTTCAAAGTATTCCGCATGGGCCTTCGTACTTGTCAGCACACCGGCGTCATAATCTGGGAGCCCATATTCATTCACGAAGCGTTCCTGCTTCGCCGCAGGCGATTCCGGCAACGCGTGTCGCAGCTCTTCGATCCACTCCTGTTCCAAGCGTAACGGAACCAGGTCGGGGTCCGGGAAATAGCGATAGTCGTGGGCTTCCTCCTTGCTACGCATGACGCAGGTTTGGCCACGGTCCACATCCCAAAGTCGAGTCTCTTGGACGATCGACCCTCCCTCGTCGAGGACCTTCGTCTGCCGCTTGATCTCGTATTCCAACGCGTCCTTCACGATCTTGAAGGAATTGATGTTCTTCAGCTCGACCTTGGTGCCGAACTCCTTTTGGCCCCT harbors:
- the gatB gene encoding aspartyl/glutamyl-tRNA(Asn/Gln) amidotransferase subunit B; this encodes MNFEVVIGVEVHAQLRTRSKMFCGCSTAFGAPPNSHVCPVCLGLPGSLPVINKAAIEMAVRAGLALHCAIGIPNRFARKHYFYPDLPKGYQISQYESPICEHGWLDIRVGETPKRIRIRRAHLEEDAGKNVHETGITSSRVDLNRAGTPLLEIVTEPDLGSADDVVAYLKNLRDVLMYLEVCDGNMEEGNFRCEPNLSLRPRGQKEFGTKVELKNINSFKIVKDALEYEIKRQTKVLDEGGSIVQETRLWDVDRGQTCVMRSKEEAHDYRYFPDPDLVPLRLEQEWIEELRHALPESPAAKQERFVNEYGLPDYDAGVLTSTKAHAEYFEACVRLFPHPKTISNWVMGEVLREWNQADITPDRSPVTPERLIAWLKLVEQGTLSLKAARDVFPEYYSSGKSAEDLVQEKGLTQVSDERALSQIVQEVMATNHQQVEQYRSGKHQVLGFLVGQVMKASGGKANPGKVNELLRRALGA